A window of Geothrix edaphica genomic DNA:
ATCGAGGCCGGGTTCCCCGTGGCCTCGGAGGACGACTTCGCCGCCGTGCAGGCCGTGGCCCGAGAGTGCCGGAAGCCGGTCATCGCCGCCCTCTGCCGCGCCCTCCCCCGGGACATCGAGCGGGCCTGGCAGGCCGTGTCCGGGGCCGCCCGACCGCGCATCCACACCTTCCTGGCCACCTCGGACATCCACCTGGAATTCAAGCTCCAGAAGACGAGGGAAGAGGCTCTGGTGATGATCCGCGAGGGCGTGCGGACCGCCAAGAGCTTCACGCCAGATGTGGAATTCTCCGCCGAGGACGCCACCCGCAGCGACTGGGACTTTCTTGTGGCGGTGTTCACGGTGGCCATCGAGGAGGGCGCCACGGTCCTCAACGTGCCCGACACCGTGGGCTACACCGTCCCCGATGAGTACGGCCGCCTCATCCGGTACCTGAAGGACAAGGTGCCCGGCATCGACGGCGTCACCATCAGCGTCCACTGCCACAACGACCTGGGCCTGGCCGTGGCGAACTCCCTGGCGGCCGTGGCCGCCGGGGCCCGCCAGGTGGAGTGCACCGTGAACGGCATCGGCGAGCGGGCGGGCAACGCGGCCCTGGAAGAGGTGGTGATGGCCCTGTCCGTGCGCCGGGACGCGCTGCCCTTCGAGACGGGCATCCACAAAGAGGTCATCACCCGCGCCAGCCAGACCCTGGCCAACATCACGGGCGTCGAGGTGCAGCCCAACAAGGCCATCGTGGGCCGGAACGCCTTCGCCCACGAGAGCGGCATCCACCAGCACGGGATGCTGAGCCACCGGTCCACCTACGAGATCATGACCCCCGAATCCGTCGGGGCGAACCGCACGAGCCTGGTGCTGGGCAAGCACTCCGGCCGCCACGCCCTGGGCAAGCGCTTCGAGGAGCTGGGCTATCCCCTGGACAAGCCGGCCCTCGAGAAGGCCTACAAGCTCTTCACCAAGCTCAGTGACCAGAAGAAGGAGATCTTCGACGAGGATCTGCTGGCCATCGTGCGCGATGGCCTCACGCAGATCCCGGAAGCCTTCAAGCTACGCTCGGTACAGGCCACGGCCGGCACGGCCATGTTCGCCACGGCCCTCGTCACCCTGGGGGGCGAGGCGGGGGAGGCCACGGAGACCGCCATGGGGGACGGCCCGGTCAACGCGGTCTTCGCCGCCGTGGACAAGCTCACGGGCCTGAAGGGCCGGCTGGTGGATTTCCGCGTGCATTCCATCACGGGCGGCGCGGATGCGGTGGGGGAGGTGTTCGTCCAGGTCGAGTTCGGCGGCGTCATCCAAGGGGGGAAGGGCGCCAGCACGGACATTGTCGAGGCCAGCGCCCGGGCCTACCTGAACGCCTCCAACAAGGTGCTGTTCGCCCGTCGCTCTGCCGAGGCGCCCGCCGCCGGTCCGGCCCCGGCCGCCACGAGGTGATGCGATGAAAGAACCTTTGCCCGAGGGCCTTGAACTCACCGCCGCCAGGACGGACCTTCCCGTTCCGGCGACCGCACTGCCCGCCCCGCCCCTGGAAGATGGGGCGGATCCTGACCAGTACCTCTGGGGAGTCTGATCGTGGAAGCCCGCATCACCCTTCTTCCCGGCGACGGCGTGGGCCCCGAAGTGGTCCACGAGGCCGCCGCCTGCCTCACGGCCGTGGCCAAGGCCTATGGCCACCGGTTCCACCTGGAGGAGGCCCTCATCGGGGGTGCCGCAGTGGACGCCACCGGGGATCCGTTGCCGGCGGCCACCCTGGCCCGGTGCCAGGCGAGCCAGGCGGTCCTGCTGGGCGCCGTGGGCGGGCCCGCCTGGGACCGCCACCCCCGGGACCAGCGGCCCGAATCCGGCCTCCTGCGCCTGCGGCGGTCCCTGGGTCTCTACGCCAACCTCCGCCCCGTCAAGGTCCACCCGGCCCTGGAGGATGCCTCGCCCCTGCGCCCGGAGGTGACCCACGGCACGGACCTGATGATCGTCCGCGAGCTGGGCGGCGGCCTCTACTTCGGCGAGCCGCGCTCCTTCTCGGACGAGCGCGCCGTGAACACGCTGCCCTACACGCGCACCGAGATCGAGCAGGTGGCCCGCGTGGCCTTCGAGCTGGCCGCCTCCCGCCGGCGCCGGCTGGTCTCCGTGGACAAGGCCAACGTGCTGGA
This region includes:
- a CDS encoding 2-isopropylmalate synthase encodes the protein MGSERIAIFDTTLRDGEQSPGCSMNLDEKLLMARQLEALGVDVIEAGFPVASEDDFAAVQAVARECRKPVIAALCRALPRDIERAWQAVSGAARPRIHTFLATSDIHLEFKLQKTREEALVMIREGVRTAKSFTPDVEFSAEDATRSDWDFLVAVFTVAIEEGATVLNVPDTVGYTVPDEYGRLIRYLKDKVPGIDGVTISVHCHNDLGLAVANSLAAVAAGARQVECTVNGIGERAGNAALEEVVMALSVRRDALPFETGIHKEVITRASQTLANITGVEVQPNKAIVGRNAFAHESGIHQHGMLSHRSTYEIMTPESVGANRTSLVLGKHSGRHALGKRFEELGYPLDKPALEKAYKLFTKLSDQKKEIFDEDLLAIVRDGLTQIPEAFKLRSVQATAGTAMFATALVTLGGEAGEATETAMGDGPVNAVFAAVDKLTGLKGRLVDFRVHSITGGADAVGEVFVQVEFGGVIQGGKGASTDIVEASARAYLNASNKVLFARRSAEAPAAGPAPAATR
- the leuB gene encoding 3-isopropylmalate dehydrogenase — encoded protein: MEARITLLPGDGVGPEVVHEAAACLTAVAKAYGHRFHLEEALIGGAAVDATGDPLPAATLARCQASQAVLLGAVGGPAWDRHPRDQRPESGLLRLRRSLGLYANLRPVKVHPALEDASPLRPEVTHGTDLMIVRELGGGLYFGEPRSFSDERAVNTLPYTRTEIEQVARVAFELAASRRRRLVSVDKANVLETSRLWRQIVDELAPSYPTVQVTHAYVDSFAMALITRPRDFDVVLTENLFGDILSDEAAVLAGSLGLLPSASLGGPVGLYEPIHGSAPDIAGRDAANPIGTILSAAMLLRHSLRLETEALALEAAVDRVLKGGHGTSDLGGLKHQHGTRALGERIREAIRPPRAKGARLADSAYAWCGSPEGARSHL